In the genome of Rhodamnia argentea isolate NSW1041297 chromosome 3, ASM2092103v1, whole genome shotgun sequence, one region contains:
- the LOC115752412 gene encoding laccase-14-like isoform X2, translated as MGTFLGFAFTLTLLFCMAQGEVLRYDFLVRETPIDMLCETNRTILTVNGLFPGPEIRAHRGDTIYVNVTNIGPYGVTIHWHGVRQIRYPWSDGPEYVTQCLIPTNSSFLQKIILTEEEGTLWWHAHSDRTRATVHGPIIILPVGNTNYPYKFDEQHTIVIAEWYARDTKDIIDEALASGGDPDLSVAYTINGQPGDTYTCSNAYNITVVLGKTYLFRIIHSGMNEEMFFGIAKHNLTVVGMDGAYLKPFNTNYLMITPGQTMDVLVTANQTPGRYYMVFSPFVDTNAPSNENVTRGILQYNRNYNHSETPALPELPGFTNKSDAGNFTIRLRSLNSKEHPSTVPTSITRNITITVSVNQQPCPANQTCAGPQGQIHSASLNNISFWAPSISILQAYYNNLKGVYNETFPDKPPFVFDYTGNVSALGEAANVSTEVLMINYNEEVEIRFQGTNFGAAENHPMHLHGYSFYVVGMGDGNFNDTYISEYNTVDPPYVNTVGLPKNGWTAIRFKADNPGVWFMHCHLDRHASWGMDTVLIVREGPDKDQKMLPPPEHMPPCSGL; from the exons atgGGAACATTTCTAGGGTTTGCGTTCACCTTGACCCTGCTCTTTTGCATGGCTCAAGGCGAAGTCCTCCGCTATGATTTCTTG GTGAGGGAGACACCTATCGACATGTTGTGCGAGACAAACCGGACCATATTGACCGTCAACGGTCTGTTTCCTGGGCCGGAGATCCGTGCTCACAGGGGTGACACCATCTACGTTAATGTCACCAACATAGGACCTTATGGAGTCACCATTCATTG GCACGGAGTGAGACAAATAAGGTATCCCTGGTCGGACGGCCCGGAGTACGTCACGCAGTGCCTGATCCCTACCAACTCAAGCTTCCTTCAGAAAATCATACTCACCGAAGAAGAAGGCACACTGTGGTGGCACGCTCACAGCGACCGGACACGTGCCACTGTACATGGGCCTATAATCATTTTGCCTGTCGGCAACACCAACTACCCTTACAAGTTTGACGAACAACACACAATCGTGATCG CTGAATGGTATGCGAGAGATACAAAGGACATAATCGACGAGGCTCTTGCTTCCGGAGGCGATCCAGACTTGTCCGTGGCCTATACCATCAATGGTCAACCAGGAGACACTTATACTTGCTCTAATG CGTACAATATAACGGTTGTGCTAGGAAAAACGTATCTCTTCCGGATCATCCACTCCGGGATGAACGAAGAGATGTTCTTTGGCATAGCCAAGCATAATCTCACTGTGGTCGGAATGGACGGAGCTTATCTGAAGCCCTTTAATACCAATTACCTTATGATAACTCCTGGTCAAACGATGGACGTTTTGGTCACCGCGAACCAAACCCCCGGTCGCTACTACATGGTTTTCAGTCCATTCGTGGACACCAATGCCCCGTCCAACGAAAATGTCACGAGGGGAATACTCCAATACAACCGCAATTATAACCACTCGGAGACTCCCGCGCTACCTGAGCTTCCAGGTTTTACCAACAAGAGCGACGCCGGAAACTTCACTATCCGGTTGAGGAGTTTGAACAGCAAAGAACATCCTTCCACGGTTCCGACCAGCATTACTAGGAATATTACGATCACGGTGTCCGTGAATCAGCAGCCATGTCCTGCTAATCAAACATGTGCCGGTCCACAAGGGCAAATACATTCGGCAAGCTTGAACAACATAAGTTTTTGGGCTCCGTCGATTAGCATTCTCCAAGCATACTACAA CAATCTAAAAGGAGTCTACAACGAAACTTTTCCAGATAAACCTCCTTTCGTGTTCGACTACACAGGGAATGTTTCGGCTTTAGGGGAAGCTGCCAACGTGAGTACCGAAGTGTTGATGATTAACTATAACGAGGAGGTCGAAATAAGATTTCAGGGGACCAATTTCGGAGCAGCGGAGAATCACCCCATGCATTTACACGGCTATAGCTTTTATGTCGTCGGAATGGGAGATGGAAACTTCAATGACACCTATATATCAGAGTATAATACAGTGGATCCGCCTTATGTTAACACTGTCGGACTCCCCAAAAACGGGTGGACAGCAATCAGATTCAAGGCCGACAATCCAG GGGTGTGGTTCATGCACTGTCACTTAGATCGCCATGCGAGCTGGGGAATGGACACAGTCCTCATCGTCAGAGAAGGGCCGGACAAGGATCAGAAGATGCTCCCGCCGCCCGAACACATGCCTCCTTGTTCTGGGCTATAA
- the LOC115752412 gene encoding laccase-14-like isoform X1, whose product MGTFLGFAFTLTLLFCMAQGEVLRYDFLVRETPIDMLCETNRTILTVNGLFPGPEIRAHRGDTIYVNVTNIGPYGVTIHWHGVRQIRYPWSDGPEYVTQCLIPTNSSFLQKIILTEEEGTLWWHAHSDRTRATVHGPIIILPVGNTNYPYKFDEQHTIVIAEWYARDTKDIIDEALASGGDPDLSVAYTINGQPGDTYTCSNGSAYNITVVLGKTYLFRIIHSGMNEEMFFGIAKHNLTVVGMDGAYLKPFNTNYLMITPGQTMDVLVTANQTPGRYYMVFSPFVDTNAPSNENVTRGILQYNRNYNHSETPALPELPGFTNKSDAGNFTIRLRSLNSKEHPSTVPTSITRNITITVSVNQQPCPANQTCAGPQGQIHSASLNNISFWAPSISILQAYYNNLKGVYNETFPDKPPFVFDYTGNVSALGEAANVSTEVLMINYNEEVEIRFQGTNFGAAENHPMHLHGYSFYVVGMGDGNFNDTYISEYNTVDPPYVNTVGLPKNGWTAIRFKADNPGVWFMHCHLDRHASWGMDTVLIVREGPDKDQKMLPPPEHMPPCSGL is encoded by the exons atgGGAACATTTCTAGGGTTTGCGTTCACCTTGACCCTGCTCTTTTGCATGGCTCAAGGCGAAGTCCTCCGCTATGATTTCTTG GTGAGGGAGACACCTATCGACATGTTGTGCGAGACAAACCGGACCATATTGACCGTCAACGGTCTGTTTCCTGGGCCGGAGATCCGTGCTCACAGGGGTGACACCATCTACGTTAATGTCACCAACATAGGACCTTATGGAGTCACCATTCATTG GCACGGAGTGAGACAAATAAGGTATCCCTGGTCGGACGGCCCGGAGTACGTCACGCAGTGCCTGATCCCTACCAACTCAAGCTTCCTTCAGAAAATCATACTCACCGAAGAAGAAGGCACACTGTGGTGGCACGCTCACAGCGACCGGACACGTGCCACTGTACATGGGCCTATAATCATTTTGCCTGTCGGCAACACCAACTACCCTTACAAGTTTGACGAACAACACACAATCGTGATCG CTGAATGGTATGCGAGAGATACAAAGGACATAATCGACGAGGCTCTTGCTTCCGGAGGCGATCCAGACTTGTCCGTGGCCTATACCATCAATGGTCAACCAGGAGACACTTATACTTGCTCTAATG GTTCGGCGTACAATATAACGGTTGTGCTAGGAAAAACGTATCTCTTCCGGATCATCCACTCCGGGATGAACGAAGAGATGTTCTTTGGCATAGCCAAGCATAATCTCACTGTGGTCGGAATGGACGGAGCTTATCTGAAGCCCTTTAATACCAATTACCTTATGATAACTCCTGGTCAAACGATGGACGTTTTGGTCACCGCGAACCAAACCCCCGGTCGCTACTACATGGTTTTCAGTCCATTCGTGGACACCAATGCCCCGTCCAACGAAAATGTCACGAGGGGAATACTCCAATACAACCGCAATTATAACCACTCGGAGACTCCCGCGCTACCTGAGCTTCCAGGTTTTACCAACAAGAGCGACGCCGGAAACTTCACTATCCGGTTGAGGAGTTTGAACAGCAAAGAACATCCTTCCACGGTTCCGACCAGCATTACTAGGAATATTACGATCACGGTGTCCGTGAATCAGCAGCCATGTCCTGCTAATCAAACATGTGCCGGTCCACAAGGGCAAATACATTCGGCAAGCTTGAACAACATAAGTTTTTGGGCTCCGTCGATTAGCATTCTCCAAGCATACTACAA CAATCTAAAAGGAGTCTACAACGAAACTTTTCCAGATAAACCTCCTTTCGTGTTCGACTACACAGGGAATGTTTCGGCTTTAGGGGAAGCTGCCAACGTGAGTACCGAAGTGTTGATGATTAACTATAACGAGGAGGTCGAAATAAGATTTCAGGGGACCAATTTCGGAGCAGCGGAGAATCACCCCATGCATTTACACGGCTATAGCTTTTATGTCGTCGGAATGGGAGATGGAAACTTCAATGACACCTATATATCAGAGTATAATACAGTGGATCCGCCTTATGTTAACACTGTCGGACTCCCCAAAAACGGGTGGACAGCAATCAGATTCAAGGCCGACAATCCAG GGGTGTGGTTCATGCACTGTCACTTAGATCGCCATGCGAGCTGGGGAATGGACACAGTCCTCATCGTCAGAGAAGGGCCGGACAAGGATCAGAAGATGCTCCCGCCGCCCGAACACATGCCTCCTTGTTCTGGGCTATAA